Proteins from a genomic interval of Quercus lobata isolate SW786 chromosome 11, ValleyOak3.0 Primary Assembly, whole genome shotgun sequence:
- the LOC115968557 gene encoding pentatricopeptide repeat-containing protein At3g13880 isoform X2: MLNRRGFQLHLGTRQMGLFVNAMEVFNEARVFGLKLDKFTYAGALNLCGQTGDLLLGKLIHGLVIVSGLGDKVFLTNSLIDMYSKCGQVNRAALLFECSNELDEVSWNSLIAGYVRVGANEKMVKLVGKMHRSGLKLNTYALGSVLKACCTNFKDSNQHGKALHAFSVKLGLDLDDVVATALLDMYAKTGDLVDAIQLFKLMSNQSVIIYNAMIAGFLQGETISDEYANEAFDLFSKMQKNGMKPSKFTFSSMLKACNAVEAFDYGMQIHAQICKWNLQSDEFIGSALIDLYFLSGSVEDGVKCFALTPKLDIVLWTSIISGYVQNGHFGCALALFYELLSSGRKPDEFIISSMLGACSNLASPRSGQQIQGYAIKTGIGKFTIIQNSQICMYAKSGDIDSTHLTFEEMDNPDVVSWSVMISSNAQHGCARKALRLFELMKGYGIAPNHITFLGVLTACSHGGLVKEGLRYFESMKKDYCMTVNVRHCACIVDLLGRAGKLVDAENFILNSGFEEDPVMWRALLSACRVYKDTVTGKRVAERVIELKPQGSASYVLLYNIYNDAGINLPATKIRELMNDRGVKKEPGLSWIEVGNEVHCFVVGDRSHPMSQVIYARLEEMMKRMEKLGYIEERPISSISEPKLKASTVMNYHSEKLAVTYGILCLPASAPVRVMKNLRVCQDCHTMMKFLSRVEKREIILRDSIRFHHFREGTCSCGDYW, encoded by the exons ATGTTAAATAGACGAGGATTCCAACTCCATTTGGGAACAAGGCAG ATGGGTCTTTTTGTTAATGCCATGGAGGTGTTTAATGAAGCAAGAGTTTTTGGTTTGAAACTTGATAAGTTCACCTATGCTGGTGCTCTAAATCTGTGTGGTCAAACTGGGGATCTTCTGTTGGGTAAGCTGATTCATGGTTTGGTTATTGTTAGTGGGTTGGGTGATAAagtttttttaaccaattcacTTATTGATATGTACTCAAAATGTGGTCAGGTCAATAGGGCGGCACTTTTGTTTGAGTGTTCTAATGAATTGGATGAAGTTTCTTGGAATTCCTTGATTGCTGGTTATGTTAGAGTTGGTGCCAATGAGAAAATGGTGAAACTTGTTGGAAAAATGCACCGATCAGGATTGAAGTTGAATACTTATGCACTGGGAAGTGTACTGAAGGCATGTTGCACAAATTTTAAGGATTCAAATCAACATGGGAAAGCACTTCATGCCTTCTCAGTCAAACTTGGGTTGGATTTGGATGATGTTGTTGCAACTGCATTACTTGATATGTATGCAAAGACTGGGGATTTGGTTGATGCAATCCAGCTTTTCAAACTGATGTCCAACCAAAGCGTCATCATCTATAATGCCATGATTGCTGGATTCCTCCAAGGCGAGACCATTAGTGATGAATATGCAAATGAAGCTTTCGATCTTTTCTCTAAGATGcaaaagaatggaatgaaacCCTCAAAGTTTACGTTCTCAAGCATGCTTAAAGCTTGTAATGCTGTTGAAGCATTTGATTATGGAATGCAAATTCATGCTCAAATTTGCAAGTGGAACCTTCAATCTGATGAGTTCATTGGAAGCGCACTTATTGATTTGTACTTTTTGTCAGGTTCAGTTGAGGATGGGGTTAAATGTTTTGCTTTAACTCCTAAGCTAGATATTGTCTTATGGACATCCATCATCTCAGGTTATGTTCAAAACGGGCATTTTGGATGTGCATTGGCTTTGTTCTATGAACTTCTCTCATCTGGAAGGAAACCTGATGAGTTCATAATATCAAGTATGTTGGGTGCTTGTTCTAATTTGGCGTCACCAAGATCTGGACAGCAGATTCAGGGATATGCAATAAAAACTGGTATTGGCAAATTTACCATTattcaaaattcacaaatttGCATGTATGCAAAGTCTGGAGACATTGATTCCACTCATCTGACCTTTGAAGAGATGGACAATCCAGATGTGGTGTCCTGGTCCGTGATGATCAGTAGCAATGCACAACATGGGTGTGCAAGAAAAGCACTGAGACTTTTTGAGTTGATGAAGGGTTATGGAATTGCACCCAACCACATTACGTTCCTTGGAGTTCTAACAGCCTGTAGTCATGGAGGTCTTGTTAAGGAAGGACTACG ATACTTTGAAAGCATGAAGAAAGATTACTGCATGACAGTTAATGTAAGGCACTGTGCCTGCATTGTTGACCTCTTGGGTCGCGCTGGAAAGTTAGTTGATGCTGAAAATTTCATTCTGAACTCAGGATTTGAGGAAGATCCAGTGATGTGGCGAGCCTTATTGAGTGCTTGCAGGGTTTACAAGGACACTGTCACAGGAAAACGTGTTGCAGAGAGAGTAATTGAGCTTAAACCTCAGGGATCTGCATCTTATGTGCTTCTTTACAACATCTACAATGATGCTGGGAtaaatttgcctgcaacaaaaATTAGGGAATTGATGAATGATCGAGGAGTTAAGAAGGAACCTGGTCTAAGTTGGATCGAGGTAGGGAATGAAGTTCATTGCTTTGTGGTGGGTGATCGTTCTCACCCAATGAGTCAAGTGATATATGCACGCTTAGAAGAGATGATGAAGAGGATGGAGAAATTAGGTTATATAGAAGAGAGGCCTATTTCTAGTATCTCTGAACCCAAACTCAAAGCCAGCACAGTGATGAACTACCACAGTGAAAAGTTAGCTGTGACTTATGGGATTCTCTGTCTGCCAGCATCAGCACCAGTGAGGGTGATGAAGAACTTGAGAGTCTGTCAAGATTGTCATACAATGATGAAGTTTTTGTCGAgagtagaaaagagagagataattcTTAGAGATTCAATTCGTTTCCATCATTTTAGAGAAGGTACTTGTTCTTGTGGAGACTACTGGTAG
- the LOC115967898 gene encoding peroxidase 10-like, translating into MLTAMGQKLFPYFTIPFCLMLFLSPLILPLVSSQLNYNFYDYSCPRLSNMVRYFVWSALKNDTRIAASLLRLHFHDCFVNGCDGSVLLDDSKDGSEKNAFPNRQSLRGFEVIDNIKADVERFCPSTVSCADILTLAASEAVYQVGGPYWRVPLGRRDGTTANEMDANTQLPSPVEPLQNITAKFISKGLDLKDLVVLSGGHTIGFAQCFTFKGRLFDFKGSGKPDPSLDPSSLSNLQSKCPNRDASNRNLAPLDSTSTDRFDNAYYTNLKSNTGLLESDQALMGDPQTAAMVNFYSSMNQYYFYNDFSASMAKLGNVGVLTGQNGQIRKKCGAVN; encoded by the exons ATGCTCACAGCTATGGGCCAAAAACTCTTCCCCTACTTCACTATTCCCTTCTGTTTAATGTTGTTTTTGTCTCCTCTCATCCTTCCTCTTGTTTCCAGCCAACTTAATTACAATTTCTATGATTATTCATGCCCCCGCTTGTCAAACATGGTTAGGTACTTTGTTTGGTCAGCTCTAAAAAACGACACCAGGATTGCTGCATCCCTACTTCGGCTACACTTTCATGATTGTTTTGTAAAT GGCTGTGATGGCTCGGTGCTTCTCGATGACTCAAAAGATGGGAGTGAGAAAAATGCCTTTCCCAATCGCCAATCACTTAGAGGTTTTGAAGTCATCGACAATATAAAGGCTGATGTTGAAAGATTTTGCCCATCAACTGTTTCTTGTGCTGATATATTGACTCTTGCAGCAAGTGAAGCTGTTTATCAG GTTGGAGGACCTTATTGGCGTGTTCCATTAGGCCGACGAGATGGAACAACAGCAAATGAGATGGATGCTAATACTCAATTACCATCACCTGTGGAGCCTCTACAGAACATCACTGCCAAGTTCATATCAAAGGGTCTTGACTTGAAGGATCTTGTAGTCCTCTCAG GAGGACACACCATAGGCTTTGCCCAATGCTTTACCTTCAAGGGGAGACTCTTCGACTTCAAAGGCTCTGGCAAACCTGATCCTTCACTGGACCCTTCGAGCCTCTCGAATTTGCAAAGCAAATGCCCCAATAGAGATGCATCAAATAGAAACCTTGCTCCTCTTGACTCCACAAGTACTGACAGGTTTGATAATGCGTATTATACAAACCTCAAGAGCAACACCGGGCTTCTTGAATCTGATCAAGCATTAATGGGGGATCCACAAACTGCTGCAATGGTTAACTTTTATAGTTCTATGAATCAATATTACTTTTATAATGACTTTTCAGCATCGATGGCAAAGCTTGGTAATGTTGGGGTGCTCACAGGGCAAAATGGTCAAATTAGGAAGAAATGTGGGGCTGTGAATTAA
- the LOC115969135 gene encoding atherin-like, with protein MSTTTTTPNPIDQQQQQQLPPPSPEAVTQQAYKAHSGHGSVGPVIAVLAVITILGVIAGMIGRLCSGRRIMGHGQYDFESWVETKCSSCLDGRVDPPPPPRQPPPDISDQPLPVENPQEIKEEEDEEDEDEEEEEAHENKQHGHKHGESSQVL; from the coding sequence ATGTCTACTACTACTACAACTCCAAATCCAATagaccaacaacaacaacaacaactgcCACCTCCATCTCCAGAGGCTGTGACCCAACAAGCCTACAAAGCTCATTCGGGTCACGGGTCGGTGGGTCCGGTTATAGCTGTTCTTGCAGTGATCACTATTCTTGGAGTGATAGCTGGGATGATCGGACGGCTCTGCTCGGGTCGGCGTATTATGGGTCATGGACAGTACGACTTCGAGAGCTGGGTTGAGACCAAATGCTCGTCTTGCCTCGACGGCAGAGTAGACCCTCCTCCGCCGCCACGTCAGCCACCTCCAGATATTTCTGATCAGCCTTTGCCGGTGGAGAACCCTCAAGAGattaaggaagaagaagatgaagaagacgaagatgaagaagaagaagaagctcatGAAAATAAACAACATGGACATAAACATGGTGAATCTTCACAAGTGTTATag
- the LOC115967848 gene encoding la-related protein 6C: MAQAQPEKIQDSPEKEMKMKETSNVSFRFNAQAPEFVPRSQTQMPISGYVYPCLHFLGGTAGCGSNLFYVGDQDPAYLISNPNVVPPNLSKTTQTNDLQQKINKQVEYQFSDMSLLAYDALVKHINKDPEGYVPISVIASTKKIKSLVSNNSLLVQALRSSPRLVVSDDGKKVRRRDPFTERAKEELQSRTIVSENLPEDHSHQNLEKIFGVVGSVKTIRICHPQESNSSRSKCNFSISNKLHALVEYETTERAEKAVEKLNDERNWRKGLRVKLLLRRTPKSVLKSRKSDFDSVSEDDEKPHLESSEDSSRPNNIDSAVESNAEENSVGTKKGWARGRGKSRGRAQSHIGRGLIALSPQLCSSGVHCEASAKQASKGPRMPDGTRGFTMGRGKPLSTAALTSSSALTGSP; the protein is encoded by the exons ATGGCACAAGCACAACCTGAGAAAATCCAAGACAGTCCagaaaaggaaatgaaaatgaaagaaacaagcaatgtaTCATTCAGATTCAATGCCCAGGCACCTGAATTTGTGCCAAGATCACAGACCCAGATGCCTATCTCGGGTTATGTCTATCCATGCCTCCACTTTCTTGGTGGGACTGCTGGTTGTGGCTCTAATTTGTTCTATGTTGGGGACCAAGACCCTGCATATTTGATCTCCAACCCCAATGTTGTGCCACCCAATCTCTCCAAAACCACCCAAACTAATGATCTTCAGCAAAAGATCAACAAACAG GTGGAATACCAGTTCAGCGATATGAGTCTGCTTGCATATGATGCTTTGGTGAAACACATAAATAAAGATCCCGAAGGTTATG TTCCAATATCTGTTATTGCTTCCACAAAAAAGATCAAGTCCCTTGTTAGTAATAACTCTCTACTTGTCCAGGCACTGCGGTCCTCTCCAAGGCTT GTTGTAAGTGATGATGGCAAGAAGGTTAGACGTAGAGACCCTTTCACTGAGAGAGCCAAAGAGGAGTTACAG TCTCGTACTATTGTTTCAGAGAATTTGCCTGAAGATCACTCTCATCAAAACCTTGAGAAAATATTTGGTGTGGTTGGAAG TGTGAAAACAATTCGAATATGTCATCCCCAGGAATCCAATTCTTCCCGCTCCAAATGCAATTTTTCAATTAGTAACAAG ctcCATGCACTTGTGGAATATGAGACTACAGAGAGAGCTGAAAAAGCG GTTGAGAAATTAAATGATGAAAGGAACTGGAGAAAAGGGCTTCGAGTAAAGTTGCTGCTTAGACGCACG CCAAAATCTGTTCTAAAGAGCAGAAAGTCAGACTTTGATAGTGTTTCAGAGGATGATGAGAAGCCACATCTTGAATCCTCTGAAGATTCCTCGCGGCCAAACAACATAGATTCGGCCGTTGAGAGCAAT GCCGAGGAAAATTCAGTTGGAACAAAGAAAGGATGGGCTCGAGGACGAGGAAAGTCCCGGGGACGTGCTCAAAGCCATATTGGACGTGGCCTAATTGCGTTATCTCCCCAACTGTGCAGCAGTGGTGTTCATTGTGAAGCATCTGCCAAACAAGCTTCCAAGGGCCCAAGAATGCCAGATGGGACAAGGGGTTTCACTATGGGACGAGGCAAGCCATTAAGTACTGCAGCTCTAACTAGTTCATCAGCTCTAACTGGTTCACCTTGA
- the LOC115968557 gene encoding pentatricopeptide repeat-containing protein At3g13880 isoform X3 has translation MGLFVNAMEVFNEARVFGLKLDKFTYAGALNLCGQTGDLLLGKLIHGLVIVSGLGDKVFLTNSLIDMYSKCGQVNRAALLFECSNELDEVSWNSLIAGYVRVGANEKMVKLVGKMHRSGLKLNTYALGSVLKACCTNFKDSNQHGKALHAFSVKLGLDLDDVVATALLDMYAKTGDLVDAIQLFKLMSNQSVIIYNAMIAGFLQGETISDEYANEAFDLFSKMQKNGMKPSKFTFSSMLKACNAVEAFDYGMQIHAQICKWNLQSDEFIGSALIDLYFLSGSVEDGVKCFALTPKLDIVLWTSIISGYVQNGHFGCALALFYELLSSGRKPDEFIISSMLGACSNLASPRSGQQIQGYAIKTGIGKFTIIQNSQICMYAKSGDIDSTHLTFEEMDNPDVVSWSVMISSNAQHGCARKALRLFELMKGYGIAPNHITFLGVLTACSHGGLVKEGLRYFESMKKDYCMTVNVRHCACIVDLLGRAGKLVDAENFILNSGFEEDPVMWRALLSACRVYKDTVTGKRVAERVIELKPQGSASYVLLYNIYNDAGINLPATKIRELMNDRGVKKEPGLSWIEVGNEVHCFVVGDRSHPMSQVIYARLEEMMKRMEKLGYIEERPISSISEPKLKASTVMNYHSEKLAVTYGILCLPASAPVRVMKNLRVCQDCHTMMKFLSRVEKREIILRDSIRFHHFREGTCSCGDYW, from the exons ATGGGTCTTTTTGTTAATGCCATGGAGGTGTTTAATGAAGCAAGAGTTTTTGGTTTGAAACTTGATAAGTTCACCTATGCTGGTGCTCTAAATCTGTGTGGTCAAACTGGGGATCTTCTGTTGGGTAAGCTGATTCATGGTTTGGTTATTGTTAGTGGGTTGGGTGATAAagtttttttaaccaattcacTTATTGATATGTACTCAAAATGTGGTCAGGTCAATAGGGCGGCACTTTTGTTTGAGTGTTCTAATGAATTGGATGAAGTTTCTTGGAATTCCTTGATTGCTGGTTATGTTAGAGTTGGTGCCAATGAGAAAATGGTGAAACTTGTTGGAAAAATGCACCGATCAGGATTGAAGTTGAATACTTATGCACTGGGAAGTGTACTGAAGGCATGTTGCACAAATTTTAAGGATTCAAATCAACATGGGAAAGCACTTCATGCCTTCTCAGTCAAACTTGGGTTGGATTTGGATGATGTTGTTGCAACTGCATTACTTGATATGTATGCAAAGACTGGGGATTTGGTTGATGCAATCCAGCTTTTCAAACTGATGTCCAACCAAAGCGTCATCATCTATAATGCCATGATTGCTGGATTCCTCCAAGGCGAGACCATTAGTGATGAATATGCAAATGAAGCTTTCGATCTTTTCTCTAAGATGcaaaagaatggaatgaaacCCTCAAAGTTTACGTTCTCAAGCATGCTTAAAGCTTGTAATGCTGTTGAAGCATTTGATTATGGAATGCAAATTCATGCTCAAATTTGCAAGTGGAACCTTCAATCTGATGAGTTCATTGGAAGCGCACTTATTGATTTGTACTTTTTGTCAGGTTCAGTTGAGGATGGGGTTAAATGTTTTGCTTTAACTCCTAAGCTAGATATTGTCTTATGGACATCCATCATCTCAGGTTATGTTCAAAACGGGCATTTTGGATGTGCATTGGCTTTGTTCTATGAACTTCTCTCATCTGGAAGGAAACCTGATGAGTTCATAATATCAAGTATGTTGGGTGCTTGTTCTAATTTGGCGTCACCAAGATCTGGACAGCAGATTCAGGGATATGCAATAAAAACTGGTATTGGCAAATTTACCATTattcaaaattcacaaatttGCATGTATGCAAAGTCTGGAGACATTGATTCCACTCATCTGACCTTTGAAGAGATGGACAATCCAGATGTGGTGTCCTGGTCCGTGATGATCAGTAGCAATGCACAACATGGGTGTGCAAGAAAAGCACTGAGACTTTTTGAGTTGATGAAGGGTTATGGAATTGCACCCAACCACATTACGTTCCTTGGAGTTCTAACAGCCTGTAGTCATGGAGGTCTTGTTAAGGAAGGACTACG ATACTTTGAAAGCATGAAGAAAGATTACTGCATGACAGTTAATGTAAGGCACTGTGCCTGCATTGTTGACCTCTTGGGTCGCGCTGGAAAGTTAGTTGATGCTGAAAATTTCATTCTGAACTCAGGATTTGAGGAAGATCCAGTGATGTGGCGAGCCTTATTGAGTGCTTGCAGGGTTTACAAGGACACTGTCACAGGAAAACGTGTTGCAGAGAGAGTAATTGAGCTTAAACCTCAGGGATCTGCATCTTATGTGCTTCTTTACAACATCTACAATGATGCTGGGAtaaatttgcctgcaacaaaaATTAGGGAATTGATGAATGATCGAGGAGTTAAGAAGGAACCTGGTCTAAGTTGGATCGAGGTAGGGAATGAAGTTCATTGCTTTGTGGTGGGTGATCGTTCTCACCCAATGAGTCAAGTGATATATGCACGCTTAGAAGAGATGATGAAGAGGATGGAGAAATTAGGTTATATAGAAGAGAGGCCTATTTCTAGTATCTCTGAACCCAAACTCAAAGCCAGCACAGTGATGAACTACCACAGTGAAAAGTTAGCTGTGACTTATGGGATTCTCTGTCTGCCAGCATCAGCACCAGTGAGGGTGATGAAGAACTTGAGAGTCTGTCAAGATTGTCATACAATGATGAAGTTTTTGTCGAgagtagaaaagagagagataattcTTAGAGATTCAATTCGTTTCCATCATTTTAGAGAAGGTACTTGTTCTTGTGGAGACTACTGGTAG
- the LOC115968557 gene encoding pentatricopeptide repeat-containing protein At3g13880 isoform X1, translated as MFVQETKPTKPNFLPHSTEFPGLIQPRIPSTVLPPTLALPNPPQHAQPCRQNFSLDSVAYTKLVQFSTRSGSLIYGKAAHGHMIKTAFRSCLFLLNNLLHMYCKCGEINSAHQMFDRMPKHNVISYNSLLSGYSQMGLFVNAMEVFNEARVFGLKLDKFTYAGALNLCGQTGDLLLGKLIHGLVIVSGLGDKVFLTNSLIDMYSKCGQVNRAALLFECSNELDEVSWNSLIAGYVRVGANEKMVKLVGKMHRSGLKLNTYALGSVLKACCTNFKDSNQHGKALHAFSVKLGLDLDDVVATALLDMYAKTGDLVDAIQLFKLMSNQSVIIYNAMIAGFLQGETISDEYANEAFDLFSKMQKNGMKPSKFTFSSMLKACNAVEAFDYGMQIHAQICKWNLQSDEFIGSALIDLYFLSGSVEDGVKCFALTPKLDIVLWTSIISGYVQNGHFGCALALFYELLSSGRKPDEFIISSMLGACSNLASPRSGQQIQGYAIKTGIGKFTIIQNSQICMYAKSGDIDSTHLTFEEMDNPDVVSWSVMISSNAQHGCARKALRLFELMKGYGIAPNHITFLGVLTACSHGGLVKEGLRYFESMKKDYCMTVNVRHCACIVDLLGRAGKLVDAENFILNSGFEEDPVMWRALLSACRVYKDTVTGKRVAERVIELKPQGSASYVLLYNIYNDAGINLPATKIRELMNDRGVKKEPGLSWIEVGNEVHCFVVGDRSHPMSQVIYARLEEMMKRMEKLGYIEERPISSISEPKLKASTVMNYHSEKLAVTYGILCLPASAPVRVMKNLRVCQDCHTMMKFLSRVEKREIILRDSIRFHHFREGTCSCGDYW; from the exons AtgtttgtccaagaaacaaaacccacaaaaccaaACTTTCTCCCCCACAGCACCGAGTTTCCTGGGCTCATACAGCCTAGAATCCCTTCCACCGTATTGCCACCAACTTTAGCATTACCTAACCCACCACAACATGCTCAACCTTGTCGTCAAAACTTCTCATTGGACTCTGTAGCTTATACAAAACTGGTTCAGTTCTCTACCAGATCTGGGTCTCTTATTTATGGCAAGGCTGCTCATGGCCACATGATTAAAACTGCTTTCAGATCATGCCTGTTTTTGCTAAACAATCTTCTCCATATGTATTGCAAATGTGGTGAGATAAATAGCGCTCATCAGATGTTCGATAGAATGCCAAAACACAATGTTATTTCATATAATTCTCTGCTTTCTGGTTATTCCCAGATGGGTCTTTTTGTTAATGCCATGGAGGTGTTTAATGAAGCAAGAGTTTTTGGTTTGAAACTTGATAAGTTCACCTATGCTGGTGCTCTAAATCTGTGTGGTCAAACTGGGGATCTTCTGTTGGGTAAGCTGATTCATGGTTTGGTTATTGTTAGTGGGTTGGGTGATAAagtttttttaaccaattcacTTATTGATATGTACTCAAAATGTGGTCAGGTCAATAGGGCGGCACTTTTGTTTGAGTGTTCTAATGAATTGGATGAAGTTTCTTGGAATTCCTTGATTGCTGGTTATGTTAGAGTTGGTGCCAATGAGAAAATGGTGAAACTTGTTGGAAAAATGCACCGATCAGGATTGAAGTTGAATACTTATGCACTGGGAAGTGTACTGAAGGCATGTTGCACAAATTTTAAGGATTCAAATCAACATGGGAAAGCACTTCATGCCTTCTCAGTCAAACTTGGGTTGGATTTGGATGATGTTGTTGCAACTGCATTACTTGATATGTATGCAAAGACTGGGGATTTGGTTGATGCAATCCAGCTTTTCAAACTGATGTCCAACCAAAGCGTCATCATCTATAATGCCATGATTGCTGGATTCCTCCAAGGCGAGACCATTAGTGATGAATATGCAAATGAAGCTTTCGATCTTTTCTCTAAGATGcaaaagaatggaatgaaacCCTCAAAGTTTACGTTCTCAAGCATGCTTAAAGCTTGTAATGCTGTTGAAGCATTTGATTATGGAATGCAAATTCATGCTCAAATTTGCAAGTGGAACCTTCAATCTGATGAGTTCATTGGAAGCGCACTTATTGATTTGTACTTTTTGTCAGGTTCAGTTGAGGATGGGGTTAAATGTTTTGCTTTAACTCCTAAGCTAGATATTGTCTTATGGACATCCATCATCTCAGGTTATGTTCAAAACGGGCATTTTGGATGTGCATTGGCTTTGTTCTATGAACTTCTCTCATCTGGAAGGAAACCTGATGAGTTCATAATATCAAGTATGTTGGGTGCTTGTTCTAATTTGGCGTCACCAAGATCTGGACAGCAGATTCAGGGATATGCAATAAAAACTGGTATTGGCAAATTTACCATTattcaaaattcacaaatttGCATGTATGCAAAGTCTGGAGACATTGATTCCACTCATCTGACCTTTGAAGAGATGGACAATCCAGATGTGGTGTCCTGGTCCGTGATGATCAGTAGCAATGCACAACATGGGTGTGCAAGAAAAGCACTGAGACTTTTTGAGTTGATGAAGGGTTATGGAATTGCACCCAACCACATTACGTTCCTTGGAGTTCTAACAGCCTGTAGTCATGGAGGTCTTGTTAAGGAAGGACTACG ATACTTTGAAAGCATGAAGAAAGATTACTGCATGACAGTTAATGTAAGGCACTGTGCCTGCATTGTTGACCTCTTGGGTCGCGCTGGAAAGTTAGTTGATGCTGAAAATTTCATTCTGAACTCAGGATTTGAGGAAGATCCAGTGATGTGGCGAGCCTTATTGAGTGCTTGCAGGGTTTACAAGGACACTGTCACAGGAAAACGTGTTGCAGAGAGAGTAATTGAGCTTAAACCTCAGGGATCTGCATCTTATGTGCTTCTTTACAACATCTACAATGATGCTGGGAtaaatttgcctgcaacaaaaATTAGGGAATTGATGAATGATCGAGGAGTTAAGAAGGAACCTGGTCTAAGTTGGATCGAGGTAGGGAATGAAGTTCATTGCTTTGTGGTGGGTGATCGTTCTCACCCAATGAGTCAAGTGATATATGCACGCTTAGAAGAGATGATGAAGAGGATGGAGAAATTAGGTTATATAGAAGAGAGGCCTATTTCTAGTATCTCTGAACCCAAACTCAAAGCCAGCACAGTGATGAACTACCACAGTGAAAAGTTAGCTGTGACTTATGGGATTCTCTGTCTGCCAGCATCAGCACCAGTGAGGGTGATGAAGAACTTGAGAGTCTGTCAAGATTGTCATACAATGATGAAGTTTTTGTCGAgagtagaaaagagagagataattcTTAGAGATTCAATTCGTTTCCATCATTTTAGAGAAGGTACTTGTTCTTGTGGAGACTACTGGTAG